The following proteins are encoded in a genomic region of Rattus rattus isolate New Zealand chromosome 2, Rrattus_CSIRO_v1, whole genome shotgun sequence:
- the Meis3 gene encoding homeobox protein Meis3 isoform X1 — MARRYEEPSHYPGITEHTAALASFPEAAPSVPRAPGPYGPHRPPQPQGPGLDSDSLKREKDDIYGHPLFPLLALVFEKCELATCSPRDGASAGLGSPPGGDVCSSDSFNEDIAAFAKQIRSERPLFSSNPELDNLMVQAIQVLRFHLLELEKVRVSHLHLPHPLPLTPLSLLPIGVEAEYSLTLSTPALAPPGGPPSTPLPSQVHDLCDNFCHRYITCLKGKMPIDLVIEDRDGGCREDLEDYAASCPSLPDQNTTWIRDHEDSGSVHLGTPGPSSGGLASQSGDNSSDQGDGLDTSVASPSSAGEDEDLDLERRRNKKRGIFPKVATNIMRAWLFQHLSHPYPSEEQKKQLAQDTGLTILQVNNWFINARRRIVQPMIDQSNRTGQGASFNPEGQSMAGYTETQPHVTVRTPGSMGMNLNLEGEWHYL; from the exons ATGGCCCGGAGG TATGAGGAGCCGAGCCACTACCCGGGCATTACCGAGCACACGGCAGCCCTGGCCAGTTTTCCAGAGGCAGCACCTTCAGTACCTCGAGCTCCTGGGCCCTATGGCCCACACCGGCCGCCCCAACCCCAAGGTCCAGGCTTGGACAGCGATAGCttgaagagagagaaggatgacATCTATGG ACACCCCCTCTTCCCGCTCTTGGCCCTGGTCTTTGAGAAGTGTGAGCTGGCTACATGCTCGCCCCGTGATGGGGCCTCGGCTGGGCTGGGTTCACCCCCAGGTGGTGACGTCTGctcctctgactccttcaatgaGGATATTGCTGCCTTTGCTAAGCAG atccgCTCCGAGAGGCCGCTGTTCTCTTCCAACCCGGAGCTGGACAACCTG ATGGTCCAGGCCATCCAGGTACTCCGGTTCCACctgctggagctggagaaggTGAGGGTGTCTCACTTgcacctgccccaccccctccctctaactcctctctCCCTACTCCCCATTGGAGTGGAAGCAGAATACTCCCTCACCCTGTCCACCCCAGCCCTGGCTCCCCCGGGTGGCCCCCCCAGTACCCCGCTGCCCTCCCAGGTCCACGACCTGTGCGACAACTTCTGTCACCGCTACATCACCTGCCTCAAGGGGAAGATGCCCATAGACCTGGTGATCGAGGATCGGGATGGTGGTTGCAGGGAGGACCTTGAGGACTACGcagcctcctgccccagcctcccagaCCAG AATACTACATGGATCAGAGACCATGAGGACAGTGGGTCTGTACATTTGGGGACCCCAGGTCCATCCAGTGGAGGCCTGGCCTCCCAGAGTGGGGACAACTCAAGTGACCAAG GAGATGGGCTGGACACAAGCGTGGCCTCTCCCAGCTCCGCAGGAGAGGATGAGGACCTGGACCTGGAGCGCAGACGGAACAAGAAGAGGGGGATCTTCCCCAAAGTGGCCACCAACATCATGAGGGCCTGGTTGTTCCAGCATCTCTCG CACCCGTACCCCTCAGAAGAGCAAAAGAAACAGCTGGCCCAGGACACCGGGCTCACCATTCTGCAGGTGAACAACTG GTTTATTAATGCCCGGAGACGGATAGTGCAGCCCATGATTGACCAGTCTAATCGTACAG GGCAGGGTGCATCTTTCAACCCTGAGGGCCAGTCCATGGCAGGCTACACAGAGACTCAACCACATGTGACAGTCAGGACGCCAG GATCAATGGGGATGAATCTGAACTTAGAAGGAGAATGGCATTACCTATAG
- the Meis3 gene encoding homeobox protein Meis3 isoform X2 has product MARRYEEPSHYPGITEHTAALASFPEAAPSVPRAPGPYGPHRPPQPQGPGLDSDSLKREKDDIYGHPLFPLLALVFEKCELATCSPRDGASAGLGSPPGGDVCSSDSFNEDIAAFAKQIRSERPLFSSNPELDNLMVQAIQVLRFHLLELEKVHDLCDNFCHRYITCLKGKMPIDLVIEDRDGGCREDLEDYAASCPSLPDQNTTWIRDHEDSGSVHLGTPGPSSGGLASQSGDNSSDQGDGLDTSVASPSSAGEDEDLDLERRRNKKRGIFPKVATNIMRAWLFQHLSHPYPSEEQKKQLAQDTGLTILQVNNWFINARRRIVQPMIDQSNRTGQGASFNPEGQSMAGYTETQPHVTVRTPGSMGMNLNLEGEWHYL; this is encoded by the exons ATGGCCCGGAGG TATGAGGAGCCGAGCCACTACCCGGGCATTACCGAGCACACGGCAGCCCTGGCCAGTTTTCCAGAGGCAGCACCTTCAGTACCTCGAGCTCCTGGGCCCTATGGCCCACACCGGCCGCCCCAACCCCAAGGTCCAGGCTTGGACAGCGATAGCttgaagagagagaaggatgacATCTATGG ACACCCCCTCTTCCCGCTCTTGGCCCTGGTCTTTGAGAAGTGTGAGCTGGCTACATGCTCGCCCCGTGATGGGGCCTCGGCTGGGCTGGGTTCACCCCCAGGTGGTGACGTCTGctcctctgactccttcaatgaGGATATTGCTGCCTTTGCTAAGCAG atccgCTCCGAGAGGCCGCTGTTCTCTTCCAACCCGGAGCTGGACAACCTG ATGGTCCAGGCCATCCAGGTACTCCGGTTCCACctgctggagctggagaag GTCCACGACCTGTGCGACAACTTCTGTCACCGCTACATCACCTGCCTCAAGGGGAAGATGCCCATAGACCTGGTGATCGAGGATCGGGATGGTGGTTGCAGGGAGGACCTTGAGGACTACGcagcctcctgccccagcctcccagaCCAG AATACTACATGGATCAGAGACCATGAGGACAGTGGGTCTGTACATTTGGGGACCCCAGGTCCATCCAGTGGAGGCCTGGCCTCCCAGAGTGGGGACAACTCAAGTGACCAAG GAGATGGGCTGGACACAAGCGTGGCCTCTCCCAGCTCCGCAGGAGAGGATGAGGACCTGGACCTGGAGCGCAGACGGAACAAGAAGAGGGGGATCTTCCCCAAAGTGGCCACCAACATCATGAGGGCCTGGTTGTTCCAGCATCTCTCG CACCCGTACCCCTCAGAAGAGCAAAAGAAACAGCTGGCCCAGGACACCGGGCTCACCATTCTGCAGGTGAACAACTG GTTTATTAATGCCCGGAGACGGATAGTGCAGCCCATGATTGACCAGTCTAATCGTACAG GGCAGGGTGCATCTTTCAACCCTGAGGGCCAGTCCATGGCAGGCTACACAGAGACTCAACCACATGTGACAGTCAGGACGCCAG GATCAATGGGGATGAATCTGAACTTAGAAGGAGAATGGCATTACCTATAG
- the Meis3 gene encoding homeobox protein Meis3 isoform X3 → MARRYEEPSHYPGITEHTAALASFPEAAPSVPRAPGPYGPHRPPQPQGPGLDSDSLKREKDDIYGHPLFPLLALVFEKCELATCSPRDGASAGLGSPPGGDVCSSDSFNEDIAAFAKQIRSERPLFSSNPELDNLMVQAIQVLRFHLLELEKGKMPIDLVIEDRDGGCREDLEDYAASCPSLPDQNTTWIRDHEDSGSVHLGTPGPSSGGLASQSGDNSSDQGDGLDTSVASPSSAGEDEDLDLERRRNKKRGIFPKVATNIMRAWLFQHLSHPYPSEEQKKQLAQDTGLTILQVNNWFINARRRIVQPMIDQSNRTGQGASFNPEGQSMAGYTETQPHVTVRTPGSMGMNLNLEGEWHYL, encoded by the exons ATGGCCCGGAGG TATGAGGAGCCGAGCCACTACCCGGGCATTACCGAGCACACGGCAGCCCTGGCCAGTTTTCCAGAGGCAGCACCTTCAGTACCTCGAGCTCCTGGGCCCTATGGCCCACACCGGCCGCCCCAACCCCAAGGTCCAGGCTTGGACAGCGATAGCttgaagagagagaaggatgacATCTATGG ACACCCCCTCTTCCCGCTCTTGGCCCTGGTCTTTGAGAAGTGTGAGCTGGCTACATGCTCGCCCCGTGATGGGGCCTCGGCTGGGCTGGGTTCACCCCCAGGTGGTGACGTCTGctcctctgactccttcaatgaGGATATTGCTGCCTTTGCTAAGCAG atccgCTCCGAGAGGCCGCTGTTCTCTTCCAACCCGGAGCTGGACAACCTG ATGGTCCAGGCCATCCAGGTACTCCGGTTCCACctgctggagctggagaag GGGAAGATGCCCATAGACCTGGTGATCGAGGATCGGGATGGTGGTTGCAGGGAGGACCTTGAGGACTACGcagcctcctgccccagcctcccagaCCAG AATACTACATGGATCAGAGACCATGAGGACAGTGGGTCTGTACATTTGGGGACCCCAGGTCCATCCAGTGGAGGCCTGGCCTCCCAGAGTGGGGACAACTCAAGTGACCAAG GAGATGGGCTGGACACAAGCGTGGCCTCTCCCAGCTCCGCAGGAGAGGATGAGGACCTGGACCTGGAGCGCAGACGGAACAAGAAGAGGGGGATCTTCCCCAAAGTGGCCACCAACATCATGAGGGCCTGGTTGTTCCAGCATCTCTCG CACCCGTACCCCTCAGAAGAGCAAAAGAAACAGCTGGCCCAGGACACCGGGCTCACCATTCTGCAGGTGAACAACTG GTTTATTAATGCCCGGAGACGGATAGTGCAGCCCATGATTGACCAGTCTAATCGTACAG GGCAGGGTGCATCTTTCAACCCTGAGGGCCAGTCCATGGCAGGCTACACAGAGACTCAACCACATGTGACAGTCAGGACGCCAG GATCAATGGGGATGAATCTGAACTTAGAAGGAGAATGGCATTACCTATAG
- the Meis3 gene encoding homeobox protein Meis3 isoform X4, producing the protein MARRYEEPSHYPGITEHTAALASFPEAAPSVPRAPGPYGPHRPPQPQGPGLDSDSLKREKDDIYGHPLFPLLALVFEKCELATCSPRDGASAGLGSPPGGDVCSSDSFNEDIAAFAKQMVQAIQVLRFHLLELEKVHDLCDNFCHRYITCLKGKMPIDLVIEDRDGGCREDLEDYAASCPSLPDQNTTWIRDHEDSGSVHLGTPGPSSGGLASQSGDNSSDQGDGLDTSVASPSSAGEDEDLDLERRRNKKRGIFPKVATNIMRAWLFQHLSHPYPSEEQKKQLAQDTGLTILQVNNWFINARRRIVQPMIDQSNRTGQGASFNPEGQSMAGYTETQPHVTVRTPGSMGMNLNLEGEWHYL; encoded by the exons ATGGCCCGGAGG TATGAGGAGCCGAGCCACTACCCGGGCATTACCGAGCACACGGCAGCCCTGGCCAGTTTTCCAGAGGCAGCACCTTCAGTACCTCGAGCTCCTGGGCCCTATGGCCCACACCGGCCGCCCCAACCCCAAGGTCCAGGCTTGGACAGCGATAGCttgaagagagagaaggatgacATCTATGG ACACCCCCTCTTCCCGCTCTTGGCCCTGGTCTTTGAGAAGTGTGAGCTGGCTACATGCTCGCCCCGTGATGGGGCCTCGGCTGGGCTGGGTTCACCCCCAGGTGGTGACGTCTGctcctctgactccttcaatgaGGATATTGCTGCCTTTGCTAAGCAG ATGGTCCAGGCCATCCAGGTACTCCGGTTCCACctgctggagctggagaag GTCCACGACCTGTGCGACAACTTCTGTCACCGCTACATCACCTGCCTCAAGGGGAAGATGCCCATAGACCTGGTGATCGAGGATCGGGATGGTGGTTGCAGGGAGGACCTTGAGGACTACGcagcctcctgccccagcctcccagaCCAG AATACTACATGGATCAGAGACCATGAGGACAGTGGGTCTGTACATTTGGGGACCCCAGGTCCATCCAGTGGAGGCCTGGCCTCCCAGAGTGGGGACAACTCAAGTGACCAAG GAGATGGGCTGGACACAAGCGTGGCCTCTCCCAGCTCCGCAGGAGAGGATGAGGACCTGGACCTGGAGCGCAGACGGAACAAGAAGAGGGGGATCTTCCCCAAAGTGGCCACCAACATCATGAGGGCCTGGTTGTTCCAGCATCTCTCG CACCCGTACCCCTCAGAAGAGCAAAAGAAACAGCTGGCCCAGGACACCGGGCTCACCATTCTGCAGGTGAACAACTG GTTTATTAATGCCCGGAGACGGATAGTGCAGCCCATGATTGACCAGTCTAATCGTACAG GGCAGGGTGCATCTTTCAACCCTGAGGGCCAGTCCATGGCAGGCTACACAGAGACTCAACCACATGTGACAGTCAGGACGCCAG GATCAATGGGGATGAATCTGAACTTAGAAGGAGAATGGCATTACCTATAG
- the Meis3 gene encoding homeobox protein Meis3 isoform X5, whose protein sequence is MARRYEEPSHYPGITEHTAALASFPEAAPSVPRAPGPYGPHRPPQPQGPGLDSDSLKREKDDIYGHPLFPLLALVFEKCELATCSPRDGASAGLGSPPGGDVCSSDSFNEDIAAFAKQMVQAIQVLRFHLLELEKGKMPIDLVIEDRDGGCREDLEDYAASCPSLPDQNTTWIRDHEDSGSVHLGTPGPSSGGLASQSGDNSSDQGDGLDTSVASPSSAGEDEDLDLERRRNKKRGIFPKVATNIMRAWLFQHLSHPYPSEEQKKQLAQDTGLTILQVNNWFINARRRIVQPMIDQSNRTGQGASFNPEGQSMAGYTETQPHVTVRTPGSMGMNLNLEGEWHYL, encoded by the exons ATGGCCCGGAGG TATGAGGAGCCGAGCCACTACCCGGGCATTACCGAGCACACGGCAGCCCTGGCCAGTTTTCCAGAGGCAGCACCTTCAGTACCTCGAGCTCCTGGGCCCTATGGCCCACACCGGCCGCCCCAACCCCAAGGTCCAGGCTTGGACAGCGATAGCttgaagagagagaaggatgacATCTATGG ACACCCCCTCTTCCCGCTCTTGGCCCTGGTCTTTGAGAAGTGTGAGCTGGCTACATGCTCGCCCCGTGATGGGGCCTCGGCTGGGCTGGGTTCACCCCCAGGTGGTGACGTCTGctcctctgactccttcaatgaGGATATTGCTGCCTTTGCTAAGCAG ATGGTCCAGGCCATCCAGGTACTCCGGTTCCACctgctggagctggagaag GGGAAGATGCCCATAGACCTGGTGATCGAGGATCGGGATGGTGGTTGCAGGGAGGACCTTGAGGACTACGcagcctcctgccccagcctcccagaCCAG AATACTACATGGATCAGAGACCATGAGGACAGTGGGTCTGTACATTTGGGGACCCCAGGTCCATCCAGTGGAGGCCTGGCCTCCCAGAGTGGGGACAACTCAAGTGACCAAG GAGATGGGCTGGACACAAGCGTGGCCTCTCCCAGCTCCGCAGGAGAGGATGAGGACCTGGACCTGGAGCGCAGACGGAACAAGAAGAGGGGGATCTTCCCCAAAGTGGCCACCAACATCATGAGGGCCTGGTTGTTCCAGCATCTCTCG CACCCGTACCCCTCAGAAGAGCAAAAGAAACAGCTGGCCCAGGACACCGGGCTCACCATTCTGCAGGTGAACAACTG GTTTATTAATGCCCGGAGACGGATAGTGCAGCCCATGATTGACCAGTCTAATCGTACAG GGCAGGGTGCATCTTTCAACCCTGAGGGCCAGTCCATGGCAGGCTACACAGAGACTCAACCACATGTGACAGTCAGGACGCCAG GATCAATGGGGATGAATCTGAACTTAGAAGGAGAATGGCATTACCTATAG